A genomic segment from Pseudoxanthomonas sp. CF385 encodes:
- a CDS encoding DksA/TraR family C4-type zinc finger protein, translated as MATGWAGDGAVQDQIDATVKDGIERARRALPKGPSLTHCEECDKPIPLARQKAVPGVRLCVICQEAADHDEQSAGMFNRRGSKDSQLR; from the coding sequence ATGGCGACCGGATGGGCGGGCGATGGCGCGGTGCAGGACCAGATCGATGCGACCGTGAAAGACGGCATCGAGCGGGCGCGGCGTGCGTTGCCGAAGGGGCCGAGCCTCACCCACTGCGAGGAGTGCGACAAGCCGATCCCGCTCGCGCGGCAGAAGGCCGTGCCGGGCGTGCGCCTGTGCGTGATCTGCCAGGAAGCCGCCGACCACGATGAGCAGTCCGCCGGCATGTTCAACCGCCGCGGCAGCAAGGACAGCCAGCTGCGCTGA
- a CDS encoding NUDIX domain-containing protein: MGTLHTVAAVILNPQGEVLLVRKRASAIFIQPGGKTEPGEEPLSALARELDEELGVQLDHASAVWLGEFEADAVNEPGLRVRAHAYRCAVHGTPAPQAEIEALAWVDPAGPYAVTVAPLSAEHILPALLAWQGKGGSTLR; this comes from the coding sequence ATGGGTACGCTCCACACCGTCGCCGCCGTCATCCTCAACCCGCAGGGCGAGGTGCTGCTGGTGCGCAAGCGTGCGTCGGCCATCTTCATCCAGCCCGGCGGCAAGACCGAGCCGGGCGAAGAGCCGCTCTCCGCGCTGGCGCGCGAACTGGACGAGGAACTCGGCGTGCAGCTCGACCACGCTTCGGCCGTGTGGCTGGGCGAGTTCGAGGCCGATGCCGTCAACGAGCCCGGCTTGCGCGTGCGAGCCCATGCGTACCGGTGCGCCGTGCACGGCACGCCCGCGCCGCAGGCCGAGATCGAAGCACTGGCATGGGTCGATCCTGCGGGACCGTATGCCGTGACCGTGGCGCCGCTCAGCGCGGAGCACATCCTGCCGGCGTTGCTGGCGTGGCAGGGCAAGGGCGGCTCCACGCTGCGTTGA
- a CDS encoding tetratricopeptide repeat protein yields MWTKWLGTLLLASSVVSAFAQPAPPPAPADVLAVPEPLRQQFREQVLAHARLPSARLERMVDFLFSPQGLGMRYEPDANHTVAEAYATRQANCMSFTLLTVALAREAGLEAYAQQVDETLAWRQDRNTLYRTQHVNAGVRIRERRFTVDVAWDEVITREPPERIRDERLIAHYYNNRAAELLEQGAVEDARRHAEIALDLDPGYATSWSNTGVIYLRGGDAARAKQAYQHALDLDHDNPGALFNLVTFYQRAGDREAARPLQKRLDAVQARDPFHHFLLAAGFERDGDLAQAAEHYRKAIQLYDGEHRFHFGLARVYFLQGDTRRAGKALAHARELSEGDTRALYQAKLDTLRRQGH; encoded by the coding sequence ATGTGGACGAAATGGCTCGGCACCCTGCTGCTGGCGTCGTCGGTCGTGTCGGCGTTCGCCCAGCCCGCTCCGCCCCCTGCGCCCGCCGACGTGCTGGCCGTGCCGGAGCCCCTGCGCCAACAGTTCCGTGAGCAGGTCCTCGCCCATGCCCGCCTGCCGAGCGCGCGCCTCGAGCGGATGGTCGATTTCCTGTTCAGCCCGCAAGGGCTGGGCATGCGCTACGAACCCGACGCCAACCACACCGTGGCCGAGGCCTATGCCACGCGCCAGGCCAACTGCATGAGCTTCACCCTGCTGACGGTGGCGCTGGCGCGCGAGGCGGGCCTGGAGGCCTACGCCCAGCAGGTCGACGAAACCCTGGCCTGGCGCCAGGACCGCAACACGCTCTACCGCACCCAGCACGTCAATGCCGGCGTGCGCATCCGCGAACGGCGTTTCACCGTCGACGTGGCCTGGGACGAAGTCATCACCCGCGAACCGCCTGAGCGCATCCGCGACGAGCGTTTGATCGCGCATTACTACAACAACCGCGCGGCCGAACTGCTCGAACAGGGCGCCGTGGAAGACGCGCGCCGTCATGCCGAGATCGCGCTGGATCTCGATCCCGGCTATGCCACCAGTTGGAGCAATACCGGCGTCATCTATCTGCGCGGCGGCGACGCCGCACGCGCCAAACAGGCGTACCAGCACGCGCTCGACCTCGACCACGACAACCCCGGCGCACTGTTCAACCTGGTGACCTTCTACCAGCGCGCCGGCGACAGGGAGGCCGCCCGCCCGCTGCAGAAGCGGCTGGACGCCGTGCAGGCCCGCGACCCGTTCCATCATTTCCTGCTGGCCGCGGGCTTCGAGCGTGACGGCGACCTCGCGCAGGCGGCCGAGCACTACCGCAAGGCGATCCAGTTGTACGACGGGGAACACCGGTTCCATTTCGGCCTGGCGCGCGTGTATTTCCTGCAGGGCGACACCCGGCGTGCCGGCAAGGCGCTGGCCCATGCGCGCGAACTCAGTGAAGGCGATACCCGGGCGCTCTACCAGGCCAAGCTGGACACGCTCCGCCGGCAGGGCCACTGA
- the trxC gene encoding thioredoxin TrxC, which translates to MNADAHLIACPHCAAMNRVPPARLAEAPGCGRCHHPLFTGLPLALGEAEFDRHALRSTLPLLVDFWAPWCGPCLQMAPHFQQAAGVLEPAMRLAKVDTEACPGLGNRFGIRSIPTMVLLQGGREIARQSGAMAADAIVRWARGQVR; encoded by the coding sequence ATGAACGCCGATGCCCACCTGATCGCCTGCCCGCACTGTGCGGCGATGAACCGTGTGCCGCCGGCACGGCTGGCGGAGGCGCCCGGCTGCGGGCGCTGCCACCATCCCTTGTTCACCGGGTTGCCGTTGGCGCTGGGCGAAGCCGAGTTCGATCGTCACGCGCTGCGCAGCACGTTGCCGCTGCTGGTGGACTTCTGGGCACCCTGGTGCGGGCCCTGCCTGCAGATGGCCCCGCATTTCCAGCAGGCGGCCGGCGTGCTCGAGCCCGCGATGCGCCTGGCCAAGGTCGATACGGAGGCCTGCCCGGGCCTGGGCAACCGCTTCGGCATCCGCAGCATCCCGACGATGGTGTTGCTGCAGGGCGGGCGCGAGATCGCCCGGCAGAGCGGCGCGATGGCGGCGGACGCGATCGTGCGGTGGGCGAGGGGACAGGTGCGCTGA
- a CDS encoding M13-type metalloendopeptidase codes for MKKTLLSSATLLALTLAGPLAAHDTDTGCLDDGCTVQALFAEAGDTGSAGSAIAARRFGAWGLDTAGMDRNAKPGSDFFRYVSGTWADTTQIPADRSSYGGFAILRDLSEARLRVLVEGYALGDPATGGDAAKIAALYRGFMDEATVDALGAKPLQPVLDGIRAAKEKRAVAMLMGQRGGFYDSFFNLGVSDDQKDPDRYTLYLSQGGLGLGDREMYLRDTFKPQRERYEAYIAQMLQLAGWEKPQENAKAILALETRIADTHWTRAESRNRDKTYNPLAMTDFATTSPGFPWADFFKAAGVDGAGLAVIRQDSAIPKIAAIFADTDVATLQAWQAFHATDNAAPLLSKDFSVAQYEFRDKFLSGQPQQRERWKRGVSFAESAMGEAIGRDYVALYFPPDAKAKMDALVANVKAAMGARLDTLAWMSPATKKEAHAKLAGFGLKIGHPEKYRDYSALVVKNGDLFGNAQRAARFEWDYRRARIGQAVDKGEWGMTPQTVNAYYNSVKNEIVFPAAILQPPFFDPDADPAVNYGGIGGVIGHEIIHGFDDQGRKSDGQGVLRDWWTAEDAAKFEVQAARLGAQYEAYAFPQLPGMHINGRVAMGENIGDLGGLTIALEAYHRSLAGKPAPVIDGFTGDQRFFMGWGQIWRTLWRDDALRQQLVNGTHSPGHIRSFAPLRNIDAWYDAFGVKQGDPLYIAPQERVRIW; via the coding sequence TTGAAGAAGACCCTGCTGTCCAGCGCGACGTTGCTGGCCCTCACCCTGGCCGGTCCGCTGGCTGCGCACGACACCGACACCGGCTGCCTGGACGATGGCTGCACCGTGCAGGCGTTGTTCGCCGAGGCCGGCGATACGGGCTCCGCGGGTTCGGCGATCGCCGCCCGCCGCTTCGGTGCATGGGGCCTCGACACCGCCGGCATGGACCGCAACGCGAAACCCGGCAGCGACTTCTTCCGTTACGTCAGCGGCACCTGGGCCGACACCACGCAGATCCCGGCCGACCGCTCCAGCTATGGCGGCTTCGCGATCCTGCGCGACCTGTCGGAAGCGCGCCTGCGCGTGCTGGTGGAAGGTTATGCGCTGGGCGATCCCGCCACCGGCGGCGATGCGGCCAAGATCGCAGCCCTTTACAGGGGCTTCATGGATGAGGCGACCGTCGATGCGCTCGGCGCCAAGCCGCTGCAACCGGTGCTGGATGGCATCCGCGCGGCAAAGGAAAAGCGCGCCGTGGCGATGCTGATGGGCCAGCGTGGCGGCTTCTACGACAGCTTCTTCAACCTGGGCGTCAGCGACGACCAGAAGGATCCGGACCGCTACACGCTCTATCTGAGCCAGGGCGGCTTGGGCCTGGGCGACCGCGAAATGTACCTGCGCGACACCTTCAAGCCGCAGCGCGAGCGCTACGAGGCCTATATCGCGCAGATGCTGCAGCTGGCCGGTTGGGAGAAGCCGCAGGAGAACGCGAAGGCGATCCTCGCGCTGGAGACGCGCATCGCCGACACGCACTGGACGCGCGCCGAAAGCCGCAACCGCGACAAGACCTACAACCCGCTGGCGATGACCGACTTCGCGACGACGTCGCCCGGATTCCCGTGGGCGGACTTCTTCAAGGCCGCCGGCGTCGACGGCGCGGGCCTTGCGGTGATCCGCCAGGATTCCGCGATTCCGAAGATCGCCGCCATCTTCGCCGACACCGATGTCGCCACGCTGCAGGCCTGGCAGGCCTTCCACGCGACCGACAACGCGGCGCCGCTGCTGTCGAAGGACTTCTCGGTGGCGCAGTACGAATTCCGCGACAAGTTCCTGTCCGGCCAGCCGCAGCAGCGCGAGCGCTGGAAGCGCGGCGTGTCGTTCGCCGAATCGGCGATGGGCGAGGCGATCGGCCGCGACTACGTGGCGCTGTACTTCCCGCCGGATGCCAAGGCCAAGATGGATGCGCTGGTCGCCAACGTGAAGGCGGCCATGGGCGCGCGCCTGGACACGCTGGCCTGGATGAGCCCGGCGACTAAGAAGGAGGCACACGCCAAGCTCGCCGGCTTCGGCCTGAAGATCGGCCACCCGGAGAAGTACCGCGACTACAGCGCGCTGGTGGTGAAGAACGGCGACCTGTTCGGCAACGCGCAGCGCGCCGCCCGGTTCGAGTGGGACTACCGCCGCGCACGCATCGGCCAGGCCGTGGACAAGGGCGAGTGGGGGATGACGCCGCAGACCGTCAACGCGTACTACAACTCGGTGAAGAACGAGATCGTCTTCCCCGCGGCCATCCTGCAGCCGCCGTTCTTCGATCCGGACGCCGACCCCGCAGTGAACTACGGCGGCATCGGCGGCGTGATCGGCCACGAGATCATCCACGGCTTCGACGACCAAGGCCGCAAGTCCGACGGCCAGGGCGTGCTGCGCGACTGGTGGACGGCCGAGGACGCGGCCAAGTTCGAAGTGCAGGCCGCCAGGCTCGGCGCGCAGTACGAGGCGTACGCGTTCCCGCAACTCCCCGGCATGCACATCAACGGGCGCGTGGCGATGGGCGAGAACATCGGCGACCTGGGTGGCCTGACGATCGCGCTCGAGGCCTACCACCGCTCGCTGGCCGGCAAGCCGGCACCGGTGATCGATGGCTTCACCGGCGACCAGCGCTTCTTCATGGGCTGGGGCCAGATCTGGCGCACCCTGTGGCGCGACGATGCGCTGCGCCAGCAGTTGGTCAACGGCACGCATTCGCCGGGCCACATCCGCTCCTTCGCCCCGCTGCGCAATATCGATGCCTGGTACGACGCGTTCGGCGTCAAGCAGGGCGACCCGCTGTACATCGCGCCGCAGGAGCGCGTGCGGATCTGGTGA
- the thpR gene encoding RNA 2',3'-cyclic phosphodiesterase → MPATPAPSQQGDLFGGPQPGRLHRLFIALVPSPGECEALRHRAEDLKAAFPQARWVRPERYHLTLHFLGESDGPRDDMVASAHEAMRDWQPEPVGITLDHLLCLGNPKNPALTLAALHPSPAVVAFWRSLQQRLLRAGFKQHVGRSFVPHLTLAYVPPRTAPVDVQPVVLHPQAVHLLQSVEGEADYGLLGEWPLG, encoded by the coding sequence ATGCCCGCCACACCCGCACCGTCCCAGCAAGGCGATCTGTTCGGCGGCCCGCAACCGGGGCGCCTGCACCGGCTGTTCATCGCCCTCGTGCCGTCGCCGGGCGAGTGCGAGGCGTTGCGGCACCGGGCCGAGGACCTCAAGGCGGCATTCCCGCAAGCGCGTTGGGTACGGCCCGAGCGCTACCACCTGACCCTGCATTTCCTCGGCGAGAGCGACGGGCCCCGTGACGACATGGTGGCCTCCGCGCACGAGGCGATGCGCGACTGGCAACCGGAACCGGTCGGCATCACCCTCGACCACCTGCTGTGCCTGGGAAACCCCAAGAACCCCGCACTGACCCTCGCGGCGCTGCATCCGTCGCCCGCCGTCGTGGCGTTCTGGCGCAGCCTGCAACAGCGGCTGCTGCGCGCGGGCTTCAAGCAGCATGTCGGCCGCAGTTTCGTCCCGCACCTGACGCTGGCCTATGTCCCGCCGCGCACCGCGCCGGTGGATGTACAGCCGGTGGTGCTGCACCCGCAGGCGGTCCACCTGCTGCAGAGCGTCGAAGGCGAGGCCGACTACGGCCTGCTCGGGGAATGGCCGCTCGGCTGA
- a CDS encoding DUF6151 family protein encodes MTLALRCRCGQVKGIVVTDRAYVRATCYCRDCQAYARHLGQPGLMDAHGGTDIVAMNPLAVRFTAGEEHIAGLCLRKGGLYRWYAECCRTPLGNTPHDGRTAYVGMVTACLAPAAEVDASFGPAGRVVLNTDSALGDVSGTPVAFVLGGARIATGILGAKLRRQPPSLFFNPSGQTLRTAYPLSSGERDAVGLETG; translated from the coding sequence ATGACGCTGGCATTGCGTTGCCGTTGCGGACAGGTGAAGGGAATCGTCGTCACCGATCGCGCCTATGTGCGCGCGACGTGCTACTGCCGTGACTGCCAGGCCTATGCACGCCATCTGGGCCAGCCGGGCCTGATGGATGCCCACGGCGGAACCGACATCGTGGCGATGAATCCGCTCGCGGTGCGTTTCACCGCAGGCGAGGAGCACATCGCCGGTCTGTGCCTGCGCAAGGGCGGACTGTACCGCTGGTATGCGGAATGCTGCCGCACGCCGTTGGGCAACACGCCGCACGACGGCCGCACCGCCTACGTCGGGATGGTGACGGCCTGCCTGGCGCCGGCGGCGGAGGTGGATGCCTCGTTCGGGCCGGCAGGGCGTGTGGTGCTCAACACCGATTCCGCCCTCGGCGACGTCAGCGGCACGCCCGTCGCCTTTGTACTGGGGGGCGCGAGGATCGCCACCGGCATCCTGGGCGCGAAGCTCCGTCGCCAGCCTCCCTCCCTGTTCTTCAATCCGTCGGGACAGACGTTGCGCACGGCGTATCCGCTGAGTTCGGGCGAACGCGATGCCGTCGGTCTGGAAACGGGCTGA
- a CDS encoding HDOD domain-containing protein: MALLGALTSWWQRGRTPAVAPRVVSTIPPSTASTGTPPPALDRDWATSLLDVAYEGQAAPLSPEASVPLRLAAEQALARFADAPQRLPRRPQLLPQLLSTLNDDDASGREIAGVIARDPALAAHLLRLANSALYRTQPAPIENLDRAVALVGTEGLRHLVAMAVMQPVMRMEGGALGALPDLIWDHTQRTALAAAQFAKTVEREDAFAAQMLALLQGLGAILVAQALRDACAQQDGIPDAGVAARLLQDASPRLGRAVAREWGLSERLLQGLDDQALDDTAGMSGLGRALAVAAPHATAAMAAARIADAA; the protein is encoded by the coding sequence GTGGCACTGCTGGGGGCACTGACATCGTGGTGGCAACGTGGGCGTACGCCGGCCGTCGCGCCGCGCGTGGTTTCGACGATCCCGCCGTCAACCGCGTCGACAGGCACCCCGCCACCCGCGCTCGACCGCGACTGGGCGACCTCGCTGCTGGACGTGGCCTACGAGGGCCAGGCTGCGCCGCTGTCGCCGGAGGCCAGCGTGCCGCTGCGGTTGGCGGCGGAACAGGCGCTGGCCCGCTTCGCGGATGCGCCACAACGGCTGCCACGCAGACCACAACTGTTGCCGCAGCTGCTCAGCACGCTCAACGACGACGATGCCTCGGGCCGTGAGATCGCGGGTGTGATCGCGCGCGATCCGGCGCTGGCCGCCCACCTGCTCCGGCTCGCCAACAGCGCGCTCTACCGCACCCAGCCAGCGCCCATCGAGAACCTGGATCGCGCCGTGGCGCTGGTCGGCACCGAGGGCCTGCGCCACCTGGTGGCGATGGCGGTCATGCAACCGGTGATGCGGATGGAAGGCGGCGCACTGGGCGCGCTGCCCGACCTGATCTGGGACCACACGCAGCGTACGGCGCTGGCCGCCGCACAGTTCGCCAAGACGGTGGAACGCGAAGACGCGTTTGCCGCCCAGATGCTCGCGCTGCTGCAGGGCCTCGGCGCCATCCTCGTCGCACAGGCGCTTCGCGATGCCTGCGCACAACAGGATGGCATACCGGATGCCGGCGTCGCCGCACGGCTGCTGCAGGACGCTTCGCCGCGGCTGGGCCGCGCCGTCGCGCGCGAGTGGGGCCTGTCCGAACGCCTGTTGCAGGGCCTGGACGACCAGGCGCTCGACGACACCGCCGGCATGAGCGGCCTGGGCCGTGCCCTGGCCGTGGCGGCGCCACACGCGACCGCCGCGATGGCGGCCGCCCGGATCGCCGACGCCGCCTGA
- a CDS encoding AraC family transcriptional regulator — MPESNDPSFVRHRMPAAVDASGSSRTHPARRAGCLGAGTVRRLANGVQIARLTPTVPARALARHTHDDAHLVLLLSGRYLTSAAGGPPECTAGTLIYTPPATTHRDRFHDLDGEFMTIALPATLQARLRGGLDHGALRAGRRAQAFAHGLAQACADWQGDDGVLAETLFDEMLDAIAVPEPAARGWPAWLARAEAWLHDHADSAADTPSLAHACDVHPVHLARVFRRRHGCTPTEYSRRLRLARAAAMLRHGPATVASIAVACGFADQAHFHRLFVRAYGMPPTAFRSAV; from the coding sequence ATGCCAGAGTCGAATGACCCTTCCTTCGTACGCCATCGCATGCCCGCTGCCGTCGACGCATCCGGCTCGTCCCGAACGCATCCCGCACGCCGCGCAGGCTGCCTGGGCGCCGGCACGGTCCGTCGACTCGCCAACGGCGTCCAGATCGCCCGGCTGACACCCACCGTGCCGGCACGTGCATTGGCCCGGCACACGCATGACGACGCGCATCTGGTGCTGCTGCTCAGCGGGCGCTATCTGACATCGGCCGCAGGAGGCCCGCCCGAATGCACGGCGGGCACGTTGATCTACACGCCACCTGCCACGACACACCGCGATCGCTTCCATGATCTGGACGGCGAATTCATGACGATCGCCCTGCCCGCCACGCTGCAGGCAAGGCTGCGCGGCGGCCTCGATCACGGGGCGCTGCGCGCGGGGCGGCGCGCGCAGGCGTTTGCGCATGGGCTGGCGCAGGCCTGCGCGGACTGGCAGGGCGATGACGGCGTGTTGGCGGAAACCCTGTTCGACGAAATGCTCGATGCCATCGCCGTGCCCGAACCCGCCGCCCGTGGCTGGCCCGCCTGGCTCGCGCGCGCCGAGGCCTGGCTGCACGACCACGCCGACTCCGCTGCCGACACTCCGTCGCTGGCACATGCGTGCGATGTGCATCCGGTGCATCTGGCGCGGGTGTTCCGGCGCCGCCACGGATGCACCCCTACCGAGTACTCGCGCCGCCTGCGCCTGGCGCGGGCGGCGGCGATGCTGCGTCACGGTCCGGCCACCGTCGCGTCGATCGCCGTGGCGTGCGGCTTCGCCGACCAGGCGCACTTCCATCGTCTGTTCGTGCGCGCCTATGGCATGCCACCCACCGCGTTCCGCTCGGCTGTCTGA
- a CDS encoding GNAT family N-acetyltransferase, translating to MKYTSANEGVGKALPVLMTSRFRLRPLERRDQAFYASIYTDEALMRFVGEPMTQAAAEDAFRAFLQSNRRGDLHRACCWVVEDGAAGPTPVGLLALIPHAAAAEIGVMVIDAWQGRKVAQETIGFLSGYLFDHSGWTRTFSRHVRANDAGAGVMRRLGFREMQEVPGGSAFRGWEMTCEAWRVREDATGRVSA from the coding sequence TTGAAATACACGAGTGCCAATGAGGGTGTCGGCAAGGCGTTGCCGGTGCTCATGACGTCCCGTTTCCGCCTGCGGCCGCTGGAACGCCGGGACCAGGCGTTCTACGCGTCGATCTATACGGACGAAGCGCTCATGCGGTTCGTCGGGGAGCCGATGACGCAGGCGGCGGCGGAGGACGCGTTCCGCGCGTTCCTGCAGTCGAACAGGCGCGGCGATCTCCATCGCGCCTGCTGCTGGGTGGTCGAGGACGGCGCCGCGGGTCCGACGCCCGTCGGATTGCTGGCGTTGATCCCGCATGCCGCGGCGGCGGAGATCGGGGTGATGGTGATCGACGCCTGGCAGGGTCGCAAGGTGGCGCAGGAGACCATCGGGTTCCTTTCCGGATACCTGTTCGATCATTCCGGCTGGACGCGCACCTTCAGCCGGCATGTGCGGGCCAACGATGCGGGGGCAGGCGTCATGCGCCGGCTCGGGTTCCGCGAGATGCAGGAGGTGCCGGGCGGCAGCGCTTTCCGGGGCTGGGAGATGACGTGCGAGGCCTGGCGCGTGCGCGAAGACGCGACCGGGCGGGTGTCGGCGTGA
- a CDS encoding nuclear transport factor 2 family protein codes for MRPTVVVSVVLSLLIAWPAQAGWKAATPEVAEAARQPRIAAAIEAAMRFDRAILAHDAQVFADTFTEDAVVNNPFNRIARKPDAVANFATGLIDYTSLERVIEYAATRGEHDVVLMGEEHLTPVGKAKFAGKQVKRRTTEIWTDESGGWKLALRQATIYSAE; via the coding sequence ATGCGCCCGACTGTCGTCGTATCCGTCGTGCTGTCCCTGCTCATCGCCTGGCCTGCGCAGGCCGGCTGGAAGGCCGCGACGCCGGAGGTCGCCGAAGCCGCCCGGCAGCCGCGCATCGCAGCCGCCATCGAGGCGGCGATGCGCTTCGACCGCGCCATCCTCGCGCACGACGCGCAGGTGTTCGCCGACACCTTCACCGAGGATGCGGTGGTCAACAATCCGTTCAATCGCATCGCCCGCAAGCCGGATGCCGTGGCCAACTTCGCGACCGGCCTGATCGACTACACCTCGCTGGAGCGGGTGATCGAGTACGCGGCCACGCGGGGCGAGCACGATGTGGTGCTGATGGGCGAAGAGCACCTGACGCCGGTCGGCAAGGCGAAGTTCGCCGGCAAGCAGGTCAAGCGCCGGACCACCGAAATCTGGACCGACGAAAGCGGCGGCTGGAAGCTGGCCCTGCGTCAGGCGACGATCTATTCCGCGGAGTAG
- a CDS encoding SAM-dependent methyltransferase, with amino-acid sequence MSAAGDSKPLDGTLVCVGVGMTLGAHLAPRARSHIEQADIVFSAMSDPIVELWVQGMNPDVRSLQPLYREGKPRRDTYREMVEAMMVEVRRGRRVCGAFYGHPGVFAQVPHAAVAQARTEGYVASMEAAVSAEDCLYADLGIDPGAVGCQHFEASQFMFYLRRVDPSAYLILWQIGVAGDLTTGRLSTAAGMKGLLVELLLADYPPSHEVIAYEAATLPIASPRIERFPLDQLPVAALTTATTLVIPPAAPMRRNERILEQLRLMGG; translated from the coding sequence GTGAGCGCGGCGGGCGATTCGAAACCGCTCGACGGCACGCTCGTCTGCGTAGGCGTGGGGATGACGCTGGGCGCGCATCTCGCCCCGCGTGCACGCAGCCACATCGAACAGGCCGACATCGTGTTCAGCGCCATGTCCGACCCGATCGTGGAGTTGTGGGTCCAGGGCATGAACCCGGATGTCAGGAGCCTCCAGCCGCTGTATCGCGAAGGCAAGCCCCGCCGCGACACCTACCGCGAAATGGTGGAGGCGATGATGGTGGAAGTTCGCCGCGGACGTCGCGTCTGCGGCGCGTTCTACGGCCACCCGGGTGTCTTTGCCCAGGTGCCGCATGCCGCCGTGGCGCAGGCACGCACAGAGGGCTACGTGGCGTCGATGGAGGCCGCGGTATCCGCGGAAGACTGCCTTTACGCGGACCTGGGCATCGATCCCGGGGCGGTGGGCTGCCAGCATTTCGAGGCCAGCCAGTTCATGTTCTACCTGCGGCGCGTGGATCCTTCCGCCTACCTGATCCTGTGGCAGATCGGGGTGGCGGGGGACCTCACCACCGGGCGCCTGTCGACCGCGGCAGGGATGAAGGGCTTGCTGGTGGAGCTTCTGCTTGCGGACTACCCGCCGTCCCACGAAGTGATCGCCTACGAGGCCGCCACCCTGCCGATCGCCTCGCCGCGGATCGAGCGGTTCCCCCTGGACCAGCTGCCCGTGGCGGCGTTGACGACCGCGACCACCCTGGTGATTCCGCCCGCCGCGCCCATGCGGCGCAACGAACGCATCCTCGAACAGCTCCGCCTGATGGGGGGCTGA
- a CDS encoding helix-turn-helix domain-containing GNAT family N-acetyltransferase, with product MDDTQRLRRFNRTVTRRIGVLNEDYLGHGRPLAESRLLFEVGRDGADVRDLRARLALDSGYASRLLRALEAQGLIRVQASPADARARRVVLTAKGRREVEALDRDSQALADALLAPLSERQRMRMLAAMDEVEALLRASAVEISVADPASAEAQACIGAYLDELDARFETGFDAARSVSANPQELVPPQGVFLLAWLDGAAIGCGGLKVTGEGTGEIKRMWVAPDARGLGVAQRLLDALEVHAQSRALVRVRLDTNRTLVEARALYARNGYQDIPAYNDNPYADHWFEKRLPG from the coding sequence ATGGACGATACCCAGCGCCTGCGCCGCTTCAACCGGACGGTCACCCGCCGGATCGGCGTGCTCAACGAGGACTACCTAGGGCATGGGCGCCCGTTGGCCGAATCACGGCTGCTGTTCGAGGTCGGGCGAGATGGCGCGGACGTGCGCGACCTGCGCGCGCGCCTGGCCCTGGATTCGGGCTACGCGAGCCGGTTGCTGCGCGCATTGGAGGCGCAGGGCCTGATCCGCGTGCAGGCCTCGCCCGCCGATGCGCGTGCGCGCCGTGTCGTGCTGACGGCAAAAGGCCGGCGCGAGGTCGAGGCCCTGGACCGCGATTCGCAAGCGCTCGCCGATGCATTGCTCGCGCCGTTGTCCGAACGCCAGCGCATGCGGATGCTGGCGGCGATGGACGAGGTGGAGGCGTTGCTGCGCGCCTCGGCGGTGGAGATCAGCGTCGCGGATCCCGCCAGTGCGGAGGCACAGGCCTGCATCGGGGCGTACCTCGACGAACTCGATGCCCGCTTCGAGACGGGCTTCGACGCCGCGCGCAGCGTCTCGGCCAACCCGCAGGAGCTCGTGCCGCCGCAGGGCGTGTTCCTGCTCGCCTGGCTGGATGGCGCGGCGATCGGATGCGGCGGGCTGAAAGTGACGGGTGAGGGGACGGGCGAGATCAAGCGCATGTGGGTGGCGCCCGACGCGCGTGGCCTGGGTGTCGCGCAGCGCCTGCTCGATGCGCTGGAAGTTCACGCGCAGTCGCGGGCGCTCGTGCGCGTCAGGCTGGATACCAACCGCACGCTGGTGGAGGCGCGGGCGTTGTATGCGCGCAACGGCTATCAGGACATTCCCGCGTACAACGACAATCCGTACGCGGATCACTGGTTCGAGAAACGCCTGCCGGGCTGA